In Novosphingobium sp. RL4, the sequence GGTCTTCTTCTCGTCCGAGAATTCGGTGGACAGCACCAGGATCGGGGTGCCCCGGAATTCCGGCACCGCGCGCACCGCCTCGATCAGTTCGAAGCCGTCCATCCTGGGCATGTTGATATCGGTGATGAGCAGGTCCGGCTTCACTTCATGCATGCGCTCGAGGCCGTGCTCGCCGTCATCGGCGACTTCGACCTGGAAGCCCTGCGCAGCCAGCGAGGCCTTTAGAAGCATCCGCATCGAGGCGGAGTCATCGACGGTCAGGATGAGTTTGCTCACGACGGAAATTCCTCTTCAGAAAGGCCGACGGCTTCTGCCAGTCCGCAGGCCTGCACGCGCTCGACGAAGGCCGTGCTGGGATTGACGATCTCGAATTCATGGCCGGCCTCGCGCGCTTCGGCGCGGGCGGCGACAAGCAGTTGAAGCACCGCCTGTCCCACGGTCTCGACCTGGCTCGCATCGATGTGCATCGCGCCATCGAAGTCGCAGGCAAGGACCATGCGGACCCGCAGGTCCTCCGCGGTCACGGTGGACCCATGGACAGGCAGTTGCAGCGAGCGATCCTCGCTGGCCAGCCCGGCTTCGGGGCTGACGGTTTCAGGCAGGCTTGGCATTGAGCTGATCCTTCACTTCGTCGAGCGCGGTCTCGAGCTGCGTGAACGAGGGCGCGTAAGGCGAAGGGGTCATGCGGCGCGCCAGTTCGATGGCGACTTCCGTAGGCTGGCCCTGCGCGTGCCCGACGATGGCGGTCTTGACGATGAGATATGGCTTGAAATCGGAATCGATGATCTGCTGCAGCTTCTGCGCGATCGGGCCGACGAGACAGTAGGCCAGAAGAACGCCCAGGAAGGTGCCGACCAGGGCGCCGCCGATCATCGCGCCGAGGATCTCGGTGGGCTGGTCGATCGAGCTCATGGTCTTGATGACGCCGAGAACGGCGGCCACGATGCCCAGCGCGGGCAGGCCGTCGGCCATCATCTGGAGCGCGTGCTGCGGCGCCATTTCCTCGGCGTGGTGACGTTCGATATCGCCTTCCATCGCTTCGGCAAGCTGGTGCGGGTCCTCGAAGTTGACCGTCATCATGCGCAGGTAGTCGCATGTGAATTCAATGAGGCCCCGGTCGTCCAGCAGACGGGGATAGCGCATGAAGATCGGGCTTTCCTCCGGCGCGTCGAGATGCTTCTCGATCGAGTTCGCGCCTTCCTTGCGGAAGGTGGCAAGCAGCGCGAACAGCAGCGCCAGCAGGTCGCGGAAGTCCACTTCGGTCCAGCGACCGCCCTGGAACACGCGCTTCACGCCGGCCCAGGTCTTCTTCACCGTGGTCATCGAATTGCCCAGGATGAAGGCGCCGACCGCCGCGCCGGCGATCGCCAGCATTTCGTGCGGCAAGGCATGGAAGATGACCATGATATTGCCGCCCGACATCAGGAAGCTGCCGAATACGCACAGCAGGATGACGACGAGGCCGATGGCGTTGAGCATGAAAAAGGTCCGCGAATGGTGGCCGCAAAAGGTTAGGAGGCTCTCGCCTTGCGTTAGTTATAGGATGCTTGCGCCGGGGCCGGTGCCACACCACCGGATTTTCCCGAGGCCATGCGGCTCACCGCAAACCCGCGACCGTTTTGCCCCGCTTCGTCCTATATGGAGAAGGCAGTCGTCCTCGCGGGAGCCAACATGTCACTCAATGCCTATCAGCGCGTGCAGCAGATCGCGGCCACGCCACGCCGGAACGAATACCGGCTGATGAGCCAGATCACCGGCGAGATGATCGCCGCGCGCGATGCCGGCCTTCGCGGCGCGGCGCTCGCGCCGTCCCTGCACCGCAACCGTCAGGCGTGGACCACGTTTTCGACGATGTGTGCAACCGAAGGCAATCAACTTCCCGATGACTTGCGCGCCCGGATCATTTCTATCGGAATGTGGGTAGAGAAGTACACATCGCAGGTCATTACCGGCCGCGATACCATCGACGATCTCATTGTCGTTAATCGCGCGATTATCGAAGGACTTGCAAACGAGAACGGGACCGGCAACTAAGGAATCATACTTATCCGCGGTTAGTAATTTTTTCGAAAAGATTATCAATCGCTTACTGCCTGCCCCGGGGAGATTGGCCGAGGACCGTCTACCCCGTCTATTTACAAACACGTCCAAACCCTTAATGGCCCGAACGTCCTGATACTGGAAAGTCAGGGCGCAATAAGCGGGTCGGAATGCAGGAATTGAATCCTCCGCCACAGCGCATGGGCGGGTCGCTTCCTGTAAGGATGGTTCCGGCCGTTCCCGTCTTCGTCGCCGTGGCGCACCTTGTTTGCGTGATCGTCCTGTCCGGCTGGTATCTCGGGAAACCGGGCCTTGCCGGATTGGGCGGAAGCGACTTCCTGATGCAGCCGCAGACGGCGGTTTCCTGCCTTGTCATCGGCATATCCGTTATTCTCGCCGGCCTGGGCAGGCGCGACGCCAGCCGCTGGGTTCTGGTGCTTCCCCTGCTTATAGGATCGGCGGCCCTCGTACAGGAATTGTCAGGGTACTCCTTCGGGACCGACCCCTTGCTCTTCCCGGAGAGCATCCGCCACCAGCTGCGCCCCTTCCCCGGCCGCCCCGGCATGCTGCCCGCCATCACGATCGTGCTGGTCTG encodes:
- a CDS encoding response regulator, which codes for MSKLILTVDDSASMRMLLKASLAAQGFQVEVADDGEHGLERMHEVKPDLLITDINMPRMDGFELIEAVRAVPEFRGTPILVLSTEFSDEKKTRAREAGATGWITKPFEAAKLGAAVRRVCP
- a CDS encoding STAS domain-containing protein; amino-acid sequence: MPSLPETVSPEAGLASEDRSLQLPVHGSTVTAEDLRVRMVLACDFDGAMHIDASQVETVGQAVLQLLVAARAEAREAGHEFEIVNPSTAFVERVQACGLAEAVGLSEEEFPS
- the motA gene encoding flagellar motor stator protein MotA, producing MLNAIGLVVILLCVFGSFLMSGGNIMVIFHALPHEMLAIAGAAVGAFILGNSMTTVKKTWAGVKRVFQGGRWTEVDFRDLLALLFALLATFRKEGANSIEKHLDAPEESPIFMRYPRLLDDRGLIEFTCDYLRMMTVNFEDPHQLAEAMEGDIERHHAEEMAPQHALQMMADGLPALGIVAAVLGVIKTMSSIDQPTEILGAMIGGALVGTFLGVLLAYCLVGPIAQKLQQIIDSDFKPYLIVKTAIVGHAQGQPTEVAIELARRMTPSPYAPSFTQLETALDEVKDQLNAKPA
- the flaF gene encoding flagellar biosynthesis regulator FlaF, yielding MSLNAYQRVQQIAATPRRNEYRLMSQITGEMIAARDAGLRGAALAPSLHRNRQAWTTFSTMCATEGNQLPDDLRARIISIGMWVEKYTSQVITGRDTIDDLIVVNRAIIEGLANENGTGN